The following coding sequences lie in one Maylandia zebra isolate NMK-2024a linkage group LG14, Mzebra_GT3a, whole genome shotgun sequence genomic window:
- the LOC101468791 gene encoding phosphatidylinositol transfer protein alpha isoform produces MLIKEFRVVLPVSVEEYQVGQLYTVAEASKNETGGGDGVEVLKNEPYEKDGEKGQYTHKIYHLQTKVSGFIAKIAPKGSLTVHEKAWNAYPYCRTILTNEYMKDNFMIKIETWHKPDMGDQENVHGLDPDTWKDVEVVYIDIADKRQIDSKDYKEDEDPAKVRSEKTGRGPLGPDWKKELPNKSDCPHMCAYKLVTVNFKWFGLQNKVENFIQKQEKRLFTKFHRQVFCWLDKWIDLTMDDIRRMEEETQKELDEMRVKDPVKGSTAAED; encoded by the exons TACCAAGTGGGTCAGCTCTACACAGTAGCAGAGGCCAGTAAGAATGAGACGGGTGGAGGGGACGGTGTGGAGGTGCTGAAGAACGAGCCCTATGAAAAAGATGGAGAGAAGGGACAGTACACCCACAAGATCTACCACCTGCAGAC taAAGTGTCAGGTTTCATCGCTAAAATTGCTCCAAAAGGTTCTCTGACTGTTCACGAGAAGGCCTGGAATGCATATCCATACTGTCGAACCA TCCTCACA AATGAATACATGAAAGACAATTTCATGATCAAGATCGAGACGTGGCACAAGCCTGATATGGGGGATCAGGAGAAT GTGCATGGACTAGATCCAGACACATGGAAGGATGTTGAAGTTGTTTACATTGACATTGCTGACAAAAGACAAATAGATTCAAAG GATTACAAAGAAGATGAGGATCCAGCCAAGGTTAGGTCGGAGAAGACGGGCAGAGGGCCTCTGGGACCTGACTGGAAG aaGGAGCTACCAAACAAAAGTGACTGTCCACACATGTGTGCCTACAAGCTAGTCACTGTTAACTTTAAGTGGTTTGGACTGCAGAACAAAGTAGAAAACTTCATTCAGAAG CAAGAGAAGCGTTTGTTCACCAAATTCCACAGACAGGTGTTCTGCTGGTTAGACAAATGGATTGATCTGACGATGGATGACATACGACGTATGGAGGAGGAAACGCAGAAGGAGCTTGATGAG ATGAGGGTCAAAGATCCAGTTAAAGGCAGTACGGCTGCTGAAGACTAG